One Fundulus heteroclitus isolate FHET01 chromosome 11, MU-UCD_Fhet_4.1, whole genome shotgun sequence DNA segment encodes these proteins:
- the pigl gene encoding N-acetylglucosaminyl-phosphatidylinositol de-N-acetylase isoform X1, which translates to MYVYLVAFVPLFYLVWIKCIYDRHRHTLRSSLKSTMNVSSERDTDGADVRALVVTAHPDDECMFFAPTIVRLVALNASVHLLCLSEGNYYNQGAQRREELLSSCATLGIPASRVTIIDHKNLPDDPKAEWSISLVSSAVLKHITAHSINMVLTFDGRGVSGHANHVAIYKAVRHLASTGELPKECVLLSLETVGLLRKYISFLDLPFSWLLPSHLCCVVGSKGYKQAKAAMLCHRTQLLWFRYLYITFSRYMFINTFQTIPQGPKNLKIY; encoded by the exons ATGTATGTTTACCTGGTTGCTTTCGTGCCTTTGTTCTATTTGGTTTGGATAAAATGCATATACGACCGACACCGGCACACTTTGAGGAGCTCGCTGAAAAGTACGATGAACGTTTCCTCAGAGAGAGACACCGACGGCGCTGACGTCAGAGCTCTGGTGGTTACTGCGCATCCGGATGATGAATGTATGTTCTTCGCGCCGACGATTGTGCGACTCGTTGCATTAAATGCCAGCGTCCACCTGCTTTGTTTGTCTGAAG GGAACTACTACAATCAGGGAGCTCAGCGCAGAGAAGAACTTCTCAGCAGCTGTGCCACGCTGGGGATACCAGCTTCCAGAGTCACCATCATAGACCATAA AAACCTTCCAGATGATCCCAAAGCAGAATGGAGCATCTCATTAGTCTCGTCTGCAGTGCTGAAGCACATCACAGCACACTCCATCAACATG GTGCTGACCTTTGATGGAAGAGGTGTGAGTGGTCATGCCAATCACGTAGCCATCTATAAAGCTGTCAG GCATCTGGCTTCCACTGGTGAACTGCCTAAAG AGTGTGTGCTGCTCTCGCTGGAGACCGTAGGCCTTCTAAGGAAGTACATCTCCTTCCTGGACCTTCCCTTCAGCTGGCTTCTACCGTCACATCTCTGCTGTGTTGTTGGTTCCAAGGGCTACAAGCAAGCCAAA GCTGCCATGCTGTGTCATCGCACCCAGCTTCTCTGGTTCCGGTACCTCTACATCACCTTCTCGAGGTACATGTTCATCAACACGTTCCAGACGATTCCACAAGGACCAAAGAACCTGAAGATCTACTAA
- the pigl gene encoding N-acetylglucosaminyl-phosphatidylinositol de-N-acetylase isoform X2 — translation MYVYLVAFVPLFYLVWIKCIYDRHRHTLRSSLKSTMNVSSERDTDGADVRALVVTAHPDDEWNYYNQGAQRREELLSSCATLGIPASRVTIIDHKNLPDDPKAEWSISLVSSAVLKHITAHSINMVLTFDGRGVSGHANHVAIYKAVRHLASTGELPKECVLLSLETVGLLRKYISFLDLPFSWLLPSHLCCVVGSKGYKQAKAAMLCHRTQLLWFRYLYITFSRYMFINTFQTIPQGPKNLKIY, via the exons ATGTATGTTTACCTGGTTGCTTTCGTGCCTTTGTTCTATTTGGTTTGGATAAAATGCATATACGACCGACACCGGCACACTTTGAGGAGCTCGCTGAAAAGTACGATGAACGTTTCCTCAGAGAGAGACACCGACGGCGCTGACGTCAGAGCTCTGGTGGTTACTGCGCATCCGGATGATGAAT GGAACTACTACAATCAGGGAGCTCAGCGCAGAGAAGAACTTCTCAGCAGCTGTGCCACGCTGGGGATACCAGCTTCCAGAGTCACCATCATAGACCATAA AAACCTTCCAGATGATCCCAAAGCAGAATGGAGCATCTCATTAGTCTCGTCTGCAGTGCTGAAGCACATCACAGCACACTCCATCAACATG GTGCTGACCTTTGATGGAAGAGGTGTGAGTGGTCATGCCAATCACGTAGCCATCTATAAAGCTGTCAG GCATCTGGCTTCCACTGGTGAACTGCCTAAAG AGTGTGTGCTGCTCTCGCTGGAGACCGTAGGCCTTCTAAGGAAGTACATCTCCTTCCTGGACCTTCCCTTCAGCTGGCTTCTACCGTCACATCTCTGCTGTGTTGTTGGTTCCAAGGGCTACAAGCAAGCCAAA GCTGCCATGCTGTGTCATCGCACCCAGCTTCTCTGGTTCCGGTACCTCTACATCACCTTCTCGAGGTACATGTTCATCAACACGTTCCAGACGATTCCACAAGGACCAAAGAACCTGAAGATCTACTAA